One window of the Deltaproteobacteria bacterium genome contains the following:
- a CDS encoding methylmalonyl-CoA carboxyltransferase, whose product MTNEDKIQALIEKNAEAELGGGQDRIDTQHKKGKWTARERIYGLLDKDSFEEIDKFVLHQATDFGLDKKRFPGDGVVTGYGRINGRLVYVFAQDFTILGGSLSLAVSDKICKVMDLAQKNGAPLIGINDSGGARIQEGVSSLAGYGNIFMRNVLSSGVIPQISVIMGPCAGGAVYSPALTDFIFMVENTSFMFITGPQVIKTVTHEEVTAEKLGGALTHNTTSGVAHFAGKDDQEVLAMVRGLLSFLPQNCRENPPAVEPSDDPTRIDMGLREVVPDNPRQPYDMRKIIHSVMDNHYFFEVQLRYAPNIIIGFARLNGMTVGVVANQPSFFAGCLDINASIKGARFVRFCDCFNVPLVTFCDVPGFLPGTTQEFGGIIKHGAKLIYAYCEAVVPKITVVTRKAYGGAYIVMSSKHLWGDINYAYPSAEIAVMGPEGAVNIVFKKEISGAEDPAEKEAEMIEEYRRIFASPYRAAERGFIDEIISPEQTRPKLIIALESLKNKKDSMPPKKHDNLPL is encoded by the coding sequence ATGACAAATGAAGACAAGATTCAAGCGTTGATTGAAAAGAATGCGGAGGCCGAACTGGGTGGCGGCCAGGACCGGATTGACACCCAGCACAAGAAAGGGAAATGGACAGCGCGGGAGCGGATATACGGGCTTCTGGACAAAGACAGCTTTGAAGAGATCGACAAGTTTGTTCTCCACCAGGCCACAGATTTTGGTCTGGACAAAAAGAGGTTTCCCGGCGACGGAGTTGTGACAGGGTACGGCCGCATCAACGGGCGGTTGGTCTATGTCTTTGCCCAGGACTTTACTATACTGGGCGGCTCCCTGAGCCTTGCAGTAAGTGACAAGATCTGTAAGGTCATGGACCTTGCGCAAAAAAACGGCGCGCCGCTTATCGGCATAAACGATTCAGGAGGCGCTCGTATCCAGGAAGGGGTCTCCAGTCTGGCCGGATACGGGAACATATTCATGCGAAACGTCCTGTCAAGCGGCGTTATCCCGCAGATCTCGGTCATTATGGGACCATGTGCCGGAGGGGCAGTCTACTCCCCAGCCCTGACCGACTTTATTTTTATGGTTGAAAACACCAGCTTTATGTTTATCACAGGTCCCCAGGTCATAAAGACAGTCACCCACGAGGAGGTTACGGCTGAAAAACTGGGCGGCGCCCTCACACATAACACAACAAGCGGCGTTGCACATTTTGCGGGAAAAGACGATCAGGAAGTACTTGCCATGGTTCGTGGTCTCTTGAGCTTCCTGCCTCAGAACTGCCGGGAGAATCCCCCTGCTGTTGAGCCTTCGGACGACCCGACCCGAATCGATATGGGGCTTCGGGAGGTTGTGCCGGATAATCCAAGACAGCCTTACGATATGCGCAAGATTATCCACTCGGTCATGGATAATCATTACTTTTTTGAGGTCCAGCTCAGGTATGCGCCCAATATCATAATCGGCTTTGCCCGCTTAAATGGTATGACCGTGGGGGTGGTGGCTAACCAACCCTCCTTCTTTGCAGGGTGCCTGGACATCAATGCCTCCATCAAGGGCGCCCGGTTCGTTCGATTCTGCGATTGCTTTAACGTTCCGCTTGTTACATTTTGCGACGTACCGGGGTTTCTCCCTGGCACAACTCAGGAATTTGGCGGAATCATAAAACACGGCGCCAAGCTCATCTATGCTTACTGTGAGGCCGTAGTGCCCAAGATTACTGTGGTCACCCGCAAGGCTTATGGTGGGGCATACATCGTGATGTCGAGCAAGCACCTGTGGGGAGATATCAATTATGCTTATCCTTCAGCGGAGATTGCCGTGATGGGGCCGGAGGGGGCGGTGAACATCGTGTTCAAAAAGGAGATAAGCGGGGCAGAAGATCCAGCGGAAAAGGAAGCTGAAATGATCGAAGAATATCGCAGAATTTTTGCCAGTCCGTATCGCGCGGCTGAAAGGGGATTTATCGATGAGATTATCTCGCCGGAGCAGACGCGTCCCAAATTGATCATAGCGCTGGAGTCTCTCAAGAACAAAAAGGATTCCATGCCCCCCAAAAAACACGACAACTTGCCTTTGTAA
- a CDS encoding biotin/lipoyl-binding protein — translation MKKFELTVEGREYKIDIEKFDGKQAVVKVDGKPYEIDVKKAAEAVVAPRVAPPFPGVPQDRGPATPEPFLAPVASVRSGGQVLAPMPGLILEVMVSVGDSVAAGTPVVKMEAMKMENEIPAPADGTVKELRVKAGDQVSTDDVLVVIDQG, via the coding sequence ATGAAGAAATTTGAGCTAACCGTTGAGGGAAGAGAGTATAAGATTGATATTGAGAAATTTGACGGTAAGCAGGCTGTGGTGAAGGTGGATGGCAAGCCCTATGAAATCGACGTAAAAAAGGCAGCAGAAGCAGTCGTTGCCCCTCGCGTGGCCCCACCCTTTCCAGGTGTTCCACAAGACAGGGGGCCGGCAACCCCTGAACCGTTCCTGGCGCCTGTGGCCTCGGTTCGGTCGGGAGGTCAGGTTCTGGCACCCATGCCGGGCCTCATATTGGAGGTTATGGTTTCCGTTGGCGATAGCGTGGCTGCCGGCACGCCTGTGGTCAAGATGGAGGCCATGAAAATGGAAAACGAGATTCCCGCTCCCGCAGACGGGACCGTCAAAGAACTGCGGGTCAAGGCAGGAGATCAAGTGTCAACTGATGATGTTCTTGTGGTGATAGATCAAGGATAG